The following proteins are encoded in a genomic region of Methanoculleus bourgensis MS2:
- a CDS encoding rubrerythrin family protein, whose protein sequence is MPTDKNAQEAYAGESQANRKYSVFAEKAAAEGYPAVGKLFRAASEAEAIHAKRLLFIQNAVGSTEENLKGAVEGETFEFTEMYPKFVAEAKEERKNEAAIVFTHAMKAEEVHANLYLQALEAVREGKDLDVEKVYLCPVCGNVELGAAPEKCPICGVPDRMFREVQ, encoded by the coding sequence ATGCCGACAGACAAGAATGCTCAGGAAGCGTATGCCGGGGAGTCCCAGGCAAACAGGAAGTACTCGGTCTTTGCCGAGAAGGCAGCCGCCGAGGGGTACCCGGCGGTCGGGAAACTCTTCCGTGCGGCAAGCGAGGCTGAAGCCATCCACGCAAAGCGCCTCCTTTTCATCCAGAACGCCGTCGGGAGCACCGAGGAGAACCTGAAAGGCGCGGTCGAGGGGGAGACCTTTGAGTTCACGGAGATGTACCCTAAGTTCGTTGCCGAGGCAAAGGAGGAGCGGAAGAACGAGGCCGCTATCGTCTTCACCCACGCCATGAAGGCGGAAGAGGTGCACGCAAACCTCTACCTCCAGGCGCTTGAGGCTGTCCGGGAGGGCAAAGACCTCGATGTGGAGAAGGTCTACCTCTGTCCGGTCTGCGGGAACGTCGAACTCGGGGCGGCGCCGGAGAAGTGCCCGATCTGCGGGGTCCCGGATCGCATGTTCCGCGAAGTCCAGTAA
- a CDS encoding FAD-dependent oxidoreductase has product MAGVKVYTTENCPYCRMVIAFLEKYGVEYETVDVGRDREAAREMITVSGQRGVPVTIFGDAVIVGFDAKRLRELFGKPVTDGVYDVVIVGAGPAGLTAAVYCARKLMKTVIISENIGGQATWSWAIENYMGFRMITGEDLIRKFEEQVRGLDVNLELDSVQSVQKEGDIFLVRTAPGNTYRCRTVILTPGKHPRTLGLPDEDRLMGRGVSVCSTCDGPLFRARPVAVVGGGNAAIQTAIEMARIASSVALVVRSTLKCDEIYVDRAKEMGVQIFLHSEVSALHGEATLTGITVRDRETGKATVLNVEGLFLEIGLVPNTGFLKDLVALNDLGEIIVDENNHTSVPGVFAAGDATCIRGKQIIIAAGEGAKAALAAHEHLLKEGLSRAPTPAAL; this is encoded by the coding sequence ATGGCAGGTGTGAAGGTCTACACGACAGAGAACTGCCCCTACTGCCGGATGGTCATTGCGTTCCTTGAGAAGTACGGGGTCGAATACGAGACCGTCGATGTCGGGAGAGACCGCGAGGCGGCCCGGGAGATGATAACGGTCTCGGGGCAGCGGGGCGTGCCGGTCACGATCTTTGGCGATGCGGTGATCGTCGGGTTCGACGCGAAGCGGCTCCGGGAACTCTTCGGGAAGCCGGTGACTGACGGGGTCTACGACGTGGTCATCGTGGGCGCCGGGCCGGCCGGGCTGACGGCCGCGGTCTACTGTGCGCGAAAGCTCATGAAGACCGTCATCATATCTGAGAATATCGGCGGCCAGGCGACCTGGAGCTGGGCGATCGAGAATTATATGGGCTTTCGGATGATCACGGGCGAGGACCTGATCAGGAAGTTCGAGGAGCAGGTCAGGGGGCTTGACGTCAACCTTGAACTGGATAGCGTCCAGAGTGTCCAGAAAGAGGGCGATATCTTCCTTGTCCGGACAGCCCCCGGGAACACCTACCGCTGCCGGACGGTCATCCTCACCCCCGGGAAGCACCCCCGGACCCTGGGGCTCCCCGACGAGGACCGGCTGATGGGGAGGGGCGTCTCGGTCTGCTCGACCTGTGACGGCCCGCTCTTCCGCGCACGACCGGTCGCCGTCGTCGGCGGGGGGAACGCGGCGATCCAGACCGCGATCGAGATGGCAAGGATCGCGAGTTCCGTGGCCCTGGTCGTCAGGAGCACCCTCAAGTGCGACGAGATCTACGTCGACCGGGCAAAGGAGATGGGTGTGCAGATATTCCTCCACAGCGAAGTTTCGGCGCTCCACGGCGAGGCGACCCTGACCGGGATCACGGTCAGGGACCGCGAGACTGGGAAGGCGACGGTCCTCAACGTGGAGGGGCTCTTCCTCGAGATCGGGCTTGTGCCGAATACAGGGTTCCTTAAGGATCTGGTGGCGTTAAACGATCTGGGAGAGATCATCGTCGACGAGAACAACCACACGAGTGTCCCCGGGGTCTTTGCGGCCGGGGATGCGACCTGCATCAGGGGCAAGCAGATCATCATCGCTGCCGGCGAGGGGGCGAAGGCTGCGCTTGCGGCGCATGAGCACCTCCTGAAGGAGGGGCTCTCCCGCGCCCCCACACCAGCGGCCTTATGA
- the mntA gene encoding type VII toxin-antitoxin system MntA family adenylyltransferase antitoxin yields the protein MSELDKERMVKEISRCLSGVEDLLLGYLYGSFLVRNDFNDIDIGLLVAGERTPYELFKYAMRIASDLERCITPRCEVDLRVLNTAPVEFQYEVVKTGQVVFARDENVRVAFEADVLAKYLDLKYLYDRMNRALLAPVGQ from the coding sequence ATGAGCGAACTTGATAAAGAACGCATGGTAAAAGAGATCAGCCGGTGTCTCTCCGGCGTCGAGGACCTCCTGCTGGGTTACCTCTATGGCTCATTCCTTGTGCGAAACGATTTTAACGACATCGACATAGGGCTACTCGTTGCCGGGGAACGCACACCGTATGAACTCTTTAAGTATGCCATGAGGATCGCATCAGACCTGGAGCGATGCATTACACCAAGATGTGAGGTGGATCTCCGGGTCCTCAACACGGCACCTGTAGAGTTCCAGTACGAAGTGGTGAAAACAGGGCAGGTCGTTTTTGCCCGGGACGAGAACGTGCGGGTCGCATTCGAGGCCGATGTACTGGCGAAGTATCTCGACCTCAAGTATCTCTACGACAGGATGAACAGGGCGCTTCTTGCGCCGGTGGGACAATGA
- a CDS encoding nucleotidyltransferase domain-containing protein, producing the protein MPFLFRRSAADFVNYSRQKAGSPSTQILKSEAKVLDSAYIMTRCPDSIVGNLTPSEYYDQEDARECISSRGFDLQCREAVALRVIGQVRDLAREIRSRRRVSTIIRYGSFARGNFHEASDIDLGVGEFGERFHKAGRQPSSISPTSRLSRSATPTKSSLNWSGRRTPSSTRRWPKTSGSSAKSTTNCRNSAPCHLILEIFGTLLSSSM; encoded by the coding sequence TTGCCGTTCTTGTTCAGGCGGTCGGCAGCGGATTTCGTCAACTACTCCCGACAGAAGGCGGGGAGCCCCTCGACCCAGATCCTGAAGAGTGAGGCCAAGGTGCTCGACAGCGCGTACATCATGACCCGCTGTCCGGACAGCATCGTCGGGAACCTGACGCCGTCTGAATACTACGACCAGGAGGATGCCAGAGAATGCATCTCGTCTCGCGGATTCGATCTGCAGTGCCGCGAGGCGGTCGCTCTCCGGGTGATCGGGCAGGTCCGGGACCTCGCCCGCGAGATCCGGTCGCGCCGGCGCGTCAGCACCATCATCCGCTACGGCTCGTTCGCCCGCGGGAACTTCCACGAGGCAAGCGACATCGATCTCGGCGTCGGGGAATTCGGCGAGCGGTTCCACAAAGCCGGGCGGCAACCATCCTCGATCTCACCGACCTCCCGATTGAGCCGATCTGCTACACCGACGAAGAGTTCGCTGAACTGGTCAGGAAGAAGAACCCCTTCATCCACCAGGCGCTGGCCGAAGACATCCGGGTCTAGTGCCAAGTCAACGACAAATTGTCGCAATAGTGCACCGTGTCATCTTATTTTAGAGATTTTTGGAACCTTGTTGTCATCTTCAATGTAG
- a CDS encoding cation diffusion facilitator family transporter, translated as MQGDRVQRVFIIVLALNLAVALAKAVFGIIAGSVSMVADALHSGFDSFSNIVGIIAIYLAGKPPDPEHPYGHGKIETLGTLVIGSMLLLTAAGILIEGYRRLISPVAPSITAVTVGVMIGTLIINIAVSTYERRKGEEYQSQILVADSLHTRSDVFVSIAVLGGFLAVRLGFPEADPIIAFAIGLLIARMGIRILYEAAEILTDSMNLPCDPALVRAVVMDTPGVAGYHDFRCRGKPGEIFADIHVTVDPALSVSRAHAISEEVERRLRETVPGLSEVVVHIEPDDSP; from the coding sequence ATGCAGGGTGACCGGGTACAGCGGGTCTTCATCATCGTCCTCGCCTTAAACCTCGCCGTCGCACTCGCAAAAGCAGTCTTTGGCATCATCGCCGGGTCGGTGAGCATGGTAGCCGACGCCCTCCATTCGGGGTTCGACTCCTTCTCAAACATCGTCGGGATCATCGCCATCTACCTTGCAGGGAAACCCCCTGACCCGGAGCACCCCTACGGCCACGGCAAGATCGAGACGCTCGGGACCCTTGTCATCGGGTCGATGCTCCTCCTGACCGCCGCCGGCATCCTCATCGAGGGCTACCGGCGGCTCATCTCCCCGGTCGCCCCCTCGATCACCGCAGTCACCGTCGGGGTCATGATCGGGACGCTCATCATCAACATCGCCGTCTCCACCTACGAGCGGCGGAAGGGTGAGGAGTACCAGAGCCAGATCCTCGTCGCCGACTCCCTCCATACCAGAAGCGACGTCTTCGTCTCCATCGCCGTCCTCGGTGGCTTCCTCGCGGTCAGGCTCGGGTTTCCCGAGGCCGACCCGATCATCGCCTTCGCCATCGGCCTCCTCATCGCGAGGATGGGGATCAGGATCCTCTACGAGGCCGCGGAGATCCTCACCGACTCGATGAACCTCCCCTGCGACCCGGCGCTCGTCAGGGCGGTGGTGATGGATACCCCCGGGGTGGCCGGGTACCATGACTTCCGGTGCCGGGGCAAACCCGGCGAGATCTTCGCTGACATTCATGTCACCGTCGACCCGGCGCTCTCTGTCTCCCGGGCCCACGCGATCTCTGAGGAGGTGGAGCGGAGGCTCAGAGAGACGGTCCCGGGGCTTTCCGAGGTCGTCGTCCACATCGAGCCCGACGACTCACCGTAG
- the mntA gene encoding type VII toxin-antitoxin system MntA family adenylyltransferase antitoxin: protein MDKGVFGMRRAERDVRHALERLKTVEGFEKVRFIILYGSVAEGRAKAGSDIDLAVYYDGDREEAARFRFAALSELADDRYDIQIFSHLPLYVRTEVLRGKVLYCTDERFLYDVAYRTIREFDDFKHRLYDYIGKEAMT from the coding sequence ATGGACAAGGGAGTTTTCGGGATGAGAAGAGCGGAGCGGGACGTCCGGCACGCACTTGAGCGGCTTAAGACCGTCGAGGGGTTCGAGAAGGTCCGCTTCATCATCCTCTACGGCTCCGTCGCCGAAGGGCGGGCGAAAGCGGGGTCAGATATCGATCTCGCCGTCTACTACGACGGGGACCGTGAGGAGGCCGCCCGGTTCCGATTTGCGGCGCTCTCCGAACTTGCGGACGACCGCTACGACATCCAGATCTTTTCTCACCTGCCGCTCTACGTCCGGACGGAAGTCCTCCGCGGAAAGGTTCTCTACTGCACCGACGAGCGGTTCCTCTACGACGTCGCGTATCGGACGATCCGGGAGTTCGATGACTTCAAACATAGACTGTACGATTACATCGGGAAGGAGGCGATGACCTGA
- the hepT gene encoding type VII toxin-antitoxin system HepT family RNase toxin, with translation MRVLRPMQELQDALRDWERYQRIPREQFFSDRDTRNMVFYAMMLGIQSAIDIATDLIAEERFRRPASYRETFEILGEEEILPESLVPDLSDLAGFRNVLVHIYWGLDLEQVYAILHQDLGVLKAFHNTIQEYLCEQGSIDP, from the coding sequence ATGAGAGTACTCCGCCCCATGCAGGAACTGCAGGATGCGTTGCGAGACTGGGAACGGTATCAGCGCATTCCGCGTGAGCAGTTCTTCTCCGACCGAGATACCCGGAATATGGTCTTCTACGCTATGATGCTCGGGATCCAGTCTGCAATCGATATTGCAACCGATCTGATCGCCGAGGAGCGATTCCGGAGGCCTGCGAGTTACCGTGAAACATTCGAGATCCTCGGTGAAGAGGAGATCCTCCCGGAATCGCTCGTCCCCGATCTCTCGGATCTGGCGGGATTTCGCAATGTTCTGGTTCACATTTACTGGGGTCTGGACCTCGAACAGGTCTACGCCATTCTGCACCAGGACCTCGGTGTTCTCAAAGCATTCCATAATACCATACAGGAATACCTCTGTGAACAGGGGTCTATCGACCCGTAG
- a CDS encoding desulfoferrodoxin FeS4 iron-binding domain-containing protein, protein MVNVSAEGQVYTCEICGNVVKVLEVGGGELVCCGEPMVLEE, encoded by the coding sequence ATGGTGAACGTATCAGCCGAAGGGCAGGTCTACACCTGTGAGATCTGCGGCAATGTGGTCAAAGTACTGGAAGTCGGCGGCGGCGAACTGGTCTGCTGCGGCGAGCCGATGGTGCTTGAGGAGTGA
- a CDS encoding flavodoxin family protein has protein sequence MSKKVIALLGSPLLEGNTARLLDEAIRGAEDAGCEVEKIAVAHLDVAPCMEIFYCMENETCRIKDDMIEIYDKFREMDGLILATPVMTMGIPGKLKAFIDRFQVFYMAKYYRGESFISPERRKRRKMLFISIAGMNLPTVFDGAKMTVRAFGEIIDCPYWDEVLRNDMDTIQDIRTRPEVMEAAYRKGYELGRLLVQ, from the coding sequence ATGTCGAAGAAGGTTATCGCACTTCTCGGAAGCCCGCTCCTTGAGGGAAACACCGCCCGCCTCCTCGATGAGGCCATCCGGGGCGCGGAGGATGCCGGCTGCGAAGTCGAGAAGATTGCCGTTGCACACCTGGATGTTGCACCCTGCATGGAGATCTTCTACTGCATGGAGAACGAGACCTGCCGGATCAAGGACGATATGATCGAGATCTATGACAAATTCCGGGAGATGGACGGCCTGATCCTCGCCACCCCGGTGATGACGATGGGCATCCCCGGGAAACTGAAGGCGTTCATAGACCGGTTCCAGGTCTTCTACATGGCCAAGTACTACCGCGGGGAGTCGTTCATCTCCCCTGAACGGCGGAAGAGGCGGAAGATGCTCTTTATATCGATCGCCGGGATGAACCTCCCGACCGTCTTTGACGGTGCGAAGATGACCGTCCGGGCGTTTGGGGAGATCATCGACTGCCCCTACTGGGACGAGGTCCTCAGAAACGACATGGATACAATCCAGGATATCAGGACGCGGCCTGAGGTGATGGAGGCGGCGTACCGGAAGGGCTACGAACTCGGGCGGCTCCTGGTGCAGTGA
- a CDS encoding universal stress protein has translation MFEKTLIPVAYGERPEELRKVGRFLRGLGSRSICLYHVNEPASLFRGADLSWLTRLAEVLRETGLAVEVKRGSGHIASAIAEAALLEGADSIYMKTKRRWHIETMLLGSVSRDLLRLADVPVFVQKVRPRLPGDGVGPRREGLKILYATDLDEASVRLLPYVMKFQGSWCHILHVRGRMADPTTERRRRKAVDEELHAIAEDLRPSFERVTSEQRIGNPAAQVLHVSEQIGADVVVLGRKSPAFPSAPLGDTAERIVTESGASIFLVPQPGRFHAS, from the coding sequence ATGTTTGAGAAGACGTTGATTCCAGTGGCCTATGGTGAGAGACCCGAAGAGTTGAGAAAGGTCGGAAGGTTCCTCAGAGGCCTCGGATCCAGGTCGATCTGCCTCTACCACGTGAACGAACCCGCCTCCCTCTTCAGGGGTGCCGATCTCTCGTGGCTCACCCGTCTTGCGGAGGTACTCAGAGAGACGGGGCTTGCCGTGGAGGTGAAGAGAGGAAGCGGCCACATCGCCTCGGCAATCGCAGAAGCAGCCCTCCTCGAAGGGGCTGACAGCATCTACATGAAGACAAAGCGCCGCTGGCACATCGAGACGATGCTTCTTGGGAGCGTCTCACGGGATCTCCTCCGTCTTGCAGACGTGCCGGTATTTGTCCAGAAGGTCCGGCCCCGCCTGCCGGGCGATGGGGTCGGACCCCGGCGCGAGGGGCTGAAGATCCTCTATGCGACCGACCTCGATGAGGCGTCGGTCCGCCTGCTCCCCTACGTGATGAAGTTCCAGGGATCCTGGTGCCATATCCTGCACGTCAGGGGGAGGATGGCGGACCCAACGACAGAACGGCGGCGGAGGAAGGCCGTCGACGAGGAACTGCACGCGATAGCAGAAGATCTCCGCCCGTCCTTTGAACGTGTCACCTCCGAGCAGAGGATCGGGAATCCCGCAGCACAGGTGCTCCATGTCTCAGAGCAGATCGGCGCTGACGTCGTCGTCCTCGGGAGGAAGAGCCCGGCGTTCCCCTCTGCCCCGTTGGGAGATACGGCAGAACGGATCGTGACCGAATCAGGCGCCTCGATCTTCCTGGTGCCGCAACCAGGGAGGTTCCATGCTTCGTGA
- a CDS encoding peroxiredoxin produces MEPEELPQMPVIGEKAPEFDALTTHGPLKLSDLKGKWVILFSHPADFTPVCTTEFMAFAGIADELAKLNVQLIGLSIDSVHSHLAWVRNIKEKMGVEIPFPVIADLDMKVARRYGMIHPGQSSTSTIRTVFFIDDKGVMRAMLYYPMSNGRSMPEILRLTKALQTSDEHHVATPANWEPGEKVIVPAPKTPEEIEKRMKEGYECKDWYLCFKKL; encoded by the coding sequence ATGGAACCTGAAGAATTACCCCAGATGCCGGTTATCGGTGAGAAAGCACCTGAGTTTGACGCGCTGACCACCCACGGACCCCTGAAACTCTCAGACCTCAAGGGGAAGTGGGTCATCCTCTTCTCCCACCCGGCCGACTTCACGCCGGTCTGCACCACTGAGTTTATGGCGTTTGCCGGGATCGCCGACGAACTCGCGAAACTGAACGTCCAGCTCATCGGGCTTTCCATCGACAGCGTCCACTCGCACCTTGCGTGGGTCAGGAACATCAAGGAGAAGATGGGCGTCGAGATCCCGTTCCCCGTCATCGCCGACCTCGACATGAAGGTCGCCCGACGCTACGGGATGATCCATCCCGGGCAGAGCAGCACCTCCACCATCAGGACGGTCTTCTTCATCGATGATAAAGGTGTCATGCGGGCCATGCTCTACTACCCGATGTCCAACGGCCGCTCGATGCCCGAGATCCTCAGGCTCACAAAGGCCCTCCAGACCTCGGACGAGCACCACGTCGCGACACCGGCGAACTGGGAACCGGGGGAGAAGGTCATCGTCCCGGCGCCAAAGACCCCAGAAGAGATAGAGAAGAGGATGAAAGAGGGGTACGAGTGCAAAGACTGGTACCTCTGCTTCAAGAAACTCTGA
- a CDS encoding carboxymuconolactone decarboxylase family protein, with protein sequence MAEEQKNLEEKIGKVPEIFKELKETDPDLYGKVMGLDQMIWADGALSRQTKKIIAIAIAAALRDGHAVRAQMAGAGRLGVSKEEIEEGLRVAFLLAGMPAYVHGKTALEEYLGNRPRR encoded by the coding sequence ATGGCAGAGGAACAGAAGAACCTTGAAGAGAAGATCGGGAAAGTGCCCGAGATCTTCAAGGAACTCAAAGAGACTGACCCCGACCTCTACGGGAAGGTGATGGGGCTTGACCAGATGATCTGGGCCGACGGCGCGCTCTCGAGGCAGACAAAGAAGATCATCGCGATAGCGATCGCCGCCGCCCTCCGGGACGGTCATGCCGTCCGGGCGCAGATGGCGGGTGCAGGAAGACTGGGTGTCTCAAAAGAGGAGATCGAGGAGGGGCTTCGGGTCGCGTTCCTGCTCGCGGGGATGCCGGCCTACGTCCACGGCAAGACCGCCCTCGAAGAGTACCTGGGTAACCGTCCCCGGAGGTAA
- a CDS encoding antitoxin VapB family protein: MIATKRIVVKEEVWAALSSMREPGMTFSELIEEMIEHEKKRRLVEDIKRIQETEELVEIPL, translated from the coding sequence ATGATTGCCACAAAGCGCATCGTTGTCAAGGAAGAGGTCTGGGCTGCCCTCTCCAGTATGCGAGAGCCGGGGATGACCTTCTCTGAACTAATAGAGGAGATGATCGAGCACGAAAAGAAGCGACGTCTTGTAGAAGATATCAAGCGGATCCAGGAGACAGAAGAACTCGTGGAGATCCCGCTGTGA
- a CDS encoding CDP-alcohol phosphatidyltransferase family protein: protein MDRSGAVVDLSPVIEDRLRARTNGALMRVAGLIAKTGVTPNTLTVLGFLGMVVAGILCASGSFFPAGIVVAASCAFDALDGALARASGAVSVFGAFLDSFLDRYAEAAVYAGILIYYTGAGPAWGVGATFAAAIGSLMVSYARARAEGLGVACRAGLFARPERIAVIIVGLVTGLVLPALVVLAVATNATAARRLLHVRGATLPASRPPRSP from the coding sequence ATGGATCGGTCGGGGGCTGTCGTGGATCTCTCCCCGGTGATCGAGGACCGGCTCCGGGCACGGACGAACGGGGCGCTCATGCGGGTGGCAGGCCTCATCGCCAAGACGGGCGTGACCCCGAACACCCTCACCGTGCTCGGATTTCTCGGGATGGTGGTCGCCGGGATTCTTTGTGCTTCAGGTTCATTCTTCCCCGCCGGGATTGTTGTTGCGGCGTCGTGCGCCTTTGACGCGCTCGACGGGGCGCTCGCCCGGGCGAGCGGTGCGGTCTCTGTCTTCGGGGCGTTCCTTGACTCGTTCCTGGACCGCTACGCCGAGGCTGCGGTCTACGCCGGGATTCTTATCTACTACACCGGTGCGGGTCCGGCCTGGGGTGTGGGGGCCACATTTGCCGCCGCGATCGGGTCGCTGATGGTCAGTTATGCCCGGGCCCGGGCCGAGGGGCTCGGGGTGGCGTGCCGGGCCGGGCTCTTCGCCCGGCCTGAGCGGATCGCGGTCATTATTGTTGGGCTGGTCACGGGTCTCGTCCTCCCGGCGCTCGTGGTTCTTGCAGTCGCCACGAACGCCACCGCGGCTCGAAGGCTTCTCCATGTCAGAGGGGCTACGCTTCCTGCGTCACGGCCTCCTCGGTCACCGTGA
- the hepT gene encoding type VII toxin-antitoxin system HepT family RNase toxin, with protein sequence MAESVDMVREHLPSSVESFGRLGIIKDGIYKRIEYAIENVFDICAIVNADLHLGVPGTDEDILENLVQHGVFGPDMRQNLKAMKGFRNIVVHRYGAIDDALAFSILTEHIGDFALFRQEVERFLQSFEDGAPRELRQ encoded by the coding sequence ATGGCCGAGAGCGTCGATATGGTCAGGGAGCACCTTCCTAGTTCGGTCGAGTCGTTCGGACGGCTCGGCATCATAAAGGACGGCATCTACAAACGCATAGAGTATGCCATCGAGAACGTCTTTGATATCTGCGCCATCGTAAATGCAGACCTTCACCTCGGCGTCCCGGGTACCGACGAGGATATCCTCGAGAACCTCGTGCAGCACGGAGTATTCGGCCCCGACATGCGGCAGAACCTGAAAGCGATGAAAGGGTTCCGGAATATCGTCGTCCACCGTTACGGAGCAATCGACGACGCACTTGCCTTCTCGATATTGACGGAGCACATCGGGGATTTCGCTCTTTTCCGGCAGGAGGTCGAAAGATTCCTGCAGTCGTTTGAGGACGGGGCTCCACGTGAACTCCGGCAATAG
- a CDS encoding BCCT family transporter, producing MLREYLRREAVFLLSSGVILFFILIGIVRPDLLDAASSAVHAAILNHFSWLYLISVFFFLVFALGLAFSRYGRIKLGGDTERPQYGFFGWVAMLFAAGMGIGLLFWGVSEPLVHYLQPPPFLDPASPDSAAFAMRYSFFHWGVHPWAIYAIISLSIAYFSFRRGMPALISSCFYPILGDRIYGLAGNLVDVLAVFATVFGTATSLGFGALQIHSGLTHLYGISSAISVTIGIIIIATALFMASAIMGVEKGVQVLSKFNIVLAVALLLFILALGSTPYVLNVFTSSLGGYINNIIDLSLQSYPFAGFEWSRNWTVFYWAWWISWSPFVGLFIARISRGRTIREFVLTVLTVPSLFTFVWFSVFGGSALNLELNQGAHLAAVAGEDITLALFAFLEHYPFAGILSLVAIAVLLVFFVTSADSATVVLGSLTSNGNLAVPTYKKVIMGLSLSAVAIILLVTGGLSSLQKMAITAAFPFLFVMLILCYTLAIGLSQEKVPE from the coding sequence ATGCTTCGTGAGTATCTCCGGAGGGAGGCGGTCTTTCTCCTCTCGTCCGGAGTCATCCTCTTCTTCATACTCATCGGCATCGTCAGGCCGGACCTCCTCGACGCGGCCTCCTCTGCAGTCCACGCGGCGATCCTCAACCACTTCAGCTGGCTCTACCTCATCTCGGTATTCTTCTTCCTCGTCTTCGCCTTAGGCCTCGCATTCTCTCGTTACGGGAGGATCAAACTCGGGGGTGACACCGAGAGGCCGCAGTACGGGTTCTTCGGCTGGGTCGCGATGCTTTTTGCCGCAGGGATGGGGATCGGGCTCCTCTTCTGGGGAGTCTCCGAACCGCTTGTTCACTATCTCCAGCCGCCACCCTTCCTTGACCCTGCATCCCCCGACTCAGCTGCGTTTGCTATGCGCTACTCATTCTTCCACTGGGGTGTTCACCCGTGGGCTATCTACGCGATCATCAGCCTCTCCATAGCGTACTTCTCGTTCCGGCGCGGGATGCCGGCGCTGATCAGTTCCTGTTTCTACCCCATTCTCGGCGACCGGATCTATGGCCTGGCCGGGAACCTGGTGGATGTGCTCGCGGTCTTTGCGACGGTCTTTGGGACCGCAACTTCGCTCGGCTTCGGCGCCCTGCAGATTCACAGCGGTCTCACTCACCTCTACGGGATCTCGTCTGCGATCTCAGTCACCATCGGGATCATCATCATCGCAACAGCCCTCTTCATGGCGTCCGCGATCATGGGGGTTGAGAAGGGAGTCCAGGTCCTCTCGAAGTTCAACATCGTCCTGGCAGTAGCCCTGCTCCTCTTTATCCTCGCCCTCGGATCAACCCCCTACGTCCTCAATGTCTTCACCTCCTCCCTCGGCGGCTACATCAACAACATCATCGACCTCAGCCTCCAGTCGTATCCGTTTGCAGGGTTTGAGTGGAGCAGGAACTGGACGGTCTTCTACTGGGCGTGGTGGATCTCGTGGTCGCCGTTTGTGGGCCTCTTCATCGCGCGGATCTCCCGGGGCCGGACGATCCGGGAGTTCGTCCTGACCGTTCTTACGGTCCCGTCCCTCTTCACCTTTGTCTGGTTCTCAGTCTTCGGGGGATCGGCCCTGAACCTCGAACTGAACCAGGGAGCGCACCTCGCCGCAGTCGCAGGAGAGGACATCACACTCGCCCTCTTTGCGTTCCTCGAACACTACCCGTTCGCAGGCATCCTCTCGCTCGTCGCGATCGCCGTCCTCCTCGTCTTCTTCGTCACGTCGGCAGACTCGGCGACGGTGGTCCTCGGTTCGCTCACCTCGAACGGGAACCTGGCCGTTCCGACCTACAAGAAGGTGATCATGGGACTCTCCCTCTCCGCCGTCGCGATCATCCTCCTCGTCACCGGAGGGCTCTCGTCCCTGCAGAAGATGGCGATCA